One window from the genome of Garra rufa chromosome 1, GarRuf1.0, whole genome shotgun sequence encodes:
- the LOC141330987 gene encoding zinc-binding protein A33-like yields MASLSEEDLSCPVCYEIFKAPVVLSCSHSFCKECLQEFWRSKKTQECPVCRRRSSKDQPACNLALKNLCESFLKQRNVRSSSGSEEICSLHSEKLKLFCLEDKQPVCLVCFTSKQHNNHTFRPISEAVSSYKEHLNTARKSLQKKLQHNEKLKEEFEKTVEHIKSQAEHTERQIKQQFEKLHQFLNNKEEATITALREEEEQKKQMMKEKLEEINRHISALSHTIKDTEEMIKASDVCFLKEFPVSMERVQISQPDPQTPSGALIHVPRFLGNLPFRVWKKMQNIVQNTPVILDPKTAHPHLILSDDLTSVRNSRNKQPVPDNPERFNCYHCVLGSEGFNSGTHCWDVDLKESLVWSLGVTTASNQRKGFDFYKTDVWSVWYHQYRGNFGSGFRVEQKLDRVRVNLDYDGGTVSFSDPVTNTHLHTFTTTFTHTLLPFFDSPDSLRILPIKSQ; encoded by the exons ATGGCTTCACTATCTGAAGAGGATTTATCTTGTCCCGTGTGTTATGAAATCTTCAAGGCTCCTGTTGTTTTATCATGTAGTCACAGTTTCTGTAAAGAGTGTCTTCAGGAGTTCTGGAGAAGCAAGAAAACTCAGGAGTGTCCTGTCTGCAGGAGAAGATCCTCAAAAGATCAGCCAGCATGTAATCTTGCGTTAAAAAACTTGTGTGAGTCGTTCCTGAAGCAGAGAAATGTGAGGAGTTCATCAGGATCTGAGGAGATCTGCAGTTTACACAGtgagaaactcaaactcttctgtctggaggacaaacagccggtgtgtttagtgtgttttACTTCAAAACAACACAACAATCACACATTCAGACCCATCAGTGAAGCTGTTTCTTCATATAAG GAGCATCTCAATACAGCGCGGAAATCATTACAGAAGAAACTTCAACACAATGAAAAACTGAAAGAAGAGTTTGAGAAAACAGTTGAACACATCAAG TCTCAAGCTGAGCACACAGAGCGTCAGATTAAACAGCAGTTTGAGAAGCTTCATCAGTTTCTCAATAATAAAGAAGAAGctacaatcactgcactgagggaggaagaggagcagaagaagcagatgatgaaggagaagctggaggagatcaacagacacatctcagctctttcacacacaatcaaagacaCGGAGGAGATGATTAAAGCCAGTGATGTCTGCTTTCTAAAG gagtttccagtctcaatggaaag agtccagatctcacagccggatccacagacgccttctggagctttgattCATGTGCCACGTTTCTTGGGCAACCTGCcgttcagagtctggaagaagatgcagAACATCGTCCAGAACA CGCCTGTGATTCTGGATCCCAAAACAGCTCATCCACATCTCATCCTGTCTGATGATCTGACCAGTGTGAGAAACAGCAGAAACAAACAACCTGTTCCtgataatccagagagatttaACTGTTATCACTGTGTTCTGGGTTCAGAGGGTtttaactcaggaacacactGCTGGGATGTGGATCTTAAAGAGAGTTTAGTCTGGAGTCTTGGAGTAACTACAGCATCAAACCAAAGGAAGGGTTTTGATTTCTATAAGACTGATGTGTGGAGTGTGTGGTATCACCAGTACAGAGGAAATTTTGGTTCTGGTTTTCGTGTCGAACAGAAGCTTGATCGTGTGAGAGTGAATCTGGACTATGACGGAGGAACGGTGTCATTCTCTGATCCTGTAActaacacacatctacacacattcacaaccACCTTCACTCACACACTACTGCCATTCTTTGATAGTCCTGACTCTCTGAGGATCTTACCAATCAAAAGCCAGTGA
- the LOC141331068 gene encoding uncharacterized protein, giving the protein MYHTLVHAGIKPFSCSECGKSFTQKKQLNDHVRIHASEKPFSCSECGSAFTRRAGLKNHMIIHSGKNPFSCSECGNTFKQKRSLMYHMLVHAGIKPFTCSECGKSFTQKKQLTEHVRIHASEKPFTCSECGSTFTRKASLNNHMIIHSGEKPFSCSECGNTFTRKGSLKNHMLIHNGIKPFVCSQCGKSFIQKGHLKVHLITHSSEKPFSCSQCGNAFSRKECLKIHMLVHTGKKPFTCSQCGISFTYKQGFNSHMRIHAEATSSVSEEL; this is encoded by the coding sequence ATGTACCACACATTGGTTCATGCTGGAATAAAACCTTTCagctgctctgagtgtggaaagagttttacacagaaaaaacAACTTAACGATCATGTGCGTATTCACGCTTCGGaaaagcctttcagctgctctgagtgtggaagcGCTTTCACACGTAGAGCAGGCCTTAAAAACCACATGATAATTCATAGCGGGAAAAATCCTTTCAGCTGCTCTGAATGTGGAAACACTTTCAAACAGAAAAGAAGTCTTATGTACCACATGTTAGTTCATGCTGGAAtaaagcctttcacctgctctgagtgtggaaagagtttcacacagAAAAAACAACTCACCGAACATGTTCGAATTCACGCTTcagaaaagcctttcacctgctctgagtgtggaagcACTTTCACGCGTAAAGCAAGTCTCAACAATCACATGATCATTCATagtggagaaaagcctttcagttGCTCTGAATGTGGAAACACTTTCACACGTAAAGGAAGCCTGAAGAATCACATGCTGATTCACAATGGGATAAAGCCTTTcgtctgctctcagtgtggaaagagttttattcagaaaggacacCTTAAGGTTCATTTGATAACTCACTCTTCGGaaaagcctttcagctgctctcagtgtggaaacgctttcagtcgtaaagaatgcCTCAAGATTCACATGTTAGTTCATACTGGGAAAAAGCCTTTTacttgctctcagtgtggaatCAGTTTCACCTATAAACAAGGATTTAatagtcacatgagaattcacgctGAAGCGACGTCATCTGTGTCAGAAGAACTTTAA